One part of the Arachidicoccus terrestris genome encodes these proteins:
- a CDS encoding glycoside hydrolase family 28 protein — MIMRKKLKIRRSGIFSLMTVCLLLGTLSISNSLAQGTNSGDKFPDGTPVPAWFSDVRVPELSEQGKQYNLYDNGVQDDSTIVQTAEIQAVIDKAAAAGGGVIILPKGIVLTGSLFFKPHTKLYIAKGATLKGSDDISDFKVVSTRIEGQTVKYFAAIINADHVDGFSITGGGTVNGNGLRYWKAFWLRRKWNPKCTNMDEQRPRLLFVSNSDHVLIANVNLLNSPFWTSHYYKCNHLKILGVNIAAGTNNGFMVRAPSSDGIDIDVCQNVLVKGCHISVNDDGLVLKGGKGPVADKDPNNGPNKNIIVENNTFINCPSLTLGSESVFTHNVILRNCVVNGGRVLYLKMRPDTPQQHDYISVYGITGSPSNFFEISAWRQFFDLKGHQPPHSSARHITIRDCNVSCKTFINIDSSDQYTLSDFKLDDLTIKSPGKTYTRPDFIQGLQLENITLNGKNWPEQ; from the coding sequence TGCCTGTTGCTGGGAACGTTGTCTATTTCCAACAGCCTTGCGCAAGGAACTAATTCAGGAGATAAGTTTCCCGACGGCACACCTGTTCCTGCATGGTTCTCCGATGTCAGGGTGCCGGAACTCAGCGAACAGGGTAAACAGTATAATCTTTATGATAACGGCGTTCAGGACGACAGCACTATCGTCCAGACTGCAGAGATACAGGCAGTAATAGATAAGGCCGCTGCCGCCGGCGGGGGCGTTATCATACTGCCAAAAGGTATTGTGCTGACAGGATCCCTGTTTTTTAAACCCCATACGAAACTCTATATTGCCAAAGGAGCGACACTTAAAGGCAGCGATGATATTTCCGATTTTAAAGTGGTATCCACCAGAATAGAAGGTCAGACGGTCAAATATTTTGCCGCTATCATCAATGCTGATCATGTAGACGGCTTTTCTATTACCGGCGGCGGGACGGTTAACGGCAATGGGCTTCGCTACTGGAAAGCATTTTGGTTACGTCGCAAATGGAATCCCAAATGTACGAATATGGACGAGCAGAGGCCCAGGCTATTATTTGTCTCAAACAGCGATCATGTGCTGATCGCCAATGTAAATCTGCTTAACTCACCTTTTTGGACATCCCACTATTATAAATGTAACCATCTGAAAATATTGGGTGTCAACATTGCGGCAGGTACCAATAACGGCTTTATGGTGCGGGCGCCAAGTTCGGACGGCATCGATATTGATGTCTGTCAGAATGTGCTGGTGAAAGGATGTCATATTTCTGTAAACGATGACGGTCTTGTACTCAAAGGCGGTAAAGGTCCGGTGGCGGACAAGGATCCAAATAACGGCCCCAACAAAAACATCATTGTGGAGAACAACACGTTTATCAATTGCCCGTCACTTACGCTTGGCAGCGAATCTGTCTTTACACATAATGTGATCCTGCGTAACTGCGTTGTCAACGGAGGGCGCGTACTCTATCTAAAAATGCGTCCGGATACCCCGCAACAACATGATTATATTTCTGTTTACGGCATCACGGGTAGCCCCAGCAACTTTTTTGAAATCAGCGCCTGGAGGCAGTTCTTTGACTTAAAAGGGCATCAACCTCCGCATTCATCCGCCAGACATATCACCATTCGTGATTGTAATGTTTCATGTAAGACATTCATAAACATTGATTCTTCCGATCAATATACGCTCTCTGATTTTAAATTGGACGACCTGACTATCAAAAGCCCGGGTAAAACCTATACCCGGCCGGATTTTATTCAGGGACTTCAATTAGAAAATATTACTCTAAACGGTAAAAATTGGCCAGAGCAGTAA